A genomic window from Salvia splendens isolate huo1 chromosome 11, SspV2, whole genome shotgun sequence includes:
- the LOC121755850 gene encoding UPF0047 protein YjbQ-like, whose amino-acid sequence MATAASAPKWAQKTITIPAQSRGCHLITSKILKEIGQDLSGFKCGLAHFFLHHTSASLTINENYDSDVRVDTETFLNKVVPEGRSAPWKHTLEGPDDMPAHIKSSMFGCSLTIPISDGKLNMGTWQGIWLCEHRDAATPRRVVVTLNGI is encoded by the exons ATGGCTACAGCAGCATCGGCGCCCAAATGGGCTCAGAAAACCATCACCATTCCTGCCCAGTCGCGAGGATGCCATCTCATCACCTCCAAg ATTTTGAAGGAGATTGGGCAGGATCTATCAGGGTTTAAGTGTGGTCTTGCTCATTTTTTCC TGCATCACAC AAGTGCTTCTTTGACTATAAACGAGAACTATGACTCGGATGTCCGTGTTGACACAGAGACATTTTTGAACAAAGTAGTTCCCGAA GGAAGGTCTGCACCGTGGAAGCATACTTTGGAAG GTCCGGATGACATGCCGGCACATATCAAGTCATCTATGTTTGGCTGCTCCCTCAC GATCCCTATATCAGATGGAAAACTGAACATGGGAACTTGGCAG GGTATCTGGCTATGCGAGCACCGTGATGCTGCTACTCCTCGCAGAGTCGTGGTCACCCTTAATGGGATCTAA
- the LOC121755848 gene encoding guanosine nucleotide diphosphate dissociation inhibitor 2-like, producing the protein MDEEYDVIVLGTGLKECILSGLLSGDGLKVLHMDRNDYYGGESTSLNLIQLWKRFRGGDNPPPHLGASRDYNVDMIPKYIMANGALVRVLIHTDVTKYLSFKAVDGSYVYNKGKIHKVPATDMEALKSPLMGFFEKRRARTLFTYVHNYNESDPNTHQGMDLTRVTTRQLFAKYGIDENTVDFIGHAVALHRDDYYLDEPALDTVKRMQLYAESFARFGGGSSYIYPFYGLAELPQAFARLSAVYGGTYMLDKPDCKVEFDVEGKVHGVTSQGETAKCKKVVCDPSYLPNKVKKVGKVARAIAIMSHPIPDTNDSHSVQIILPQKQLCRKSDMYVFCCSYSHNIAPKGKYIAFVSTEAETDHPETELKPGTDLLGHVDEIFFETYDRFEPVNEPSLDNCFISTSYDATTHFESTVSDVLNMYTLITGKVVDLDVDLNAASAAED; encoded by the exons ATGGATGAAGAGTATGATGTGATAGTCCTGGGAACTGGTCTCAAGGAATGCATCCTCAGCGGTCTTCTCTCCGGTGATGGCCTCAAG GTTCTGCATATGGATCGTAATGACTATTATGGTGGTGAATCCACTTCTCTTAATCTTATCCAG TTGTGGAAGAGATTCAGAGGAGGCGATAATCCTCCGCCACACTTGGGCGCTAGTCGAGATTATAACGTCGACATGATCCCAAAG TATATTATGGCGAATGGTGCTCTCGTGCGAGTCCTCATCCACACGGATGTCACTAAATATTTGTCATTCAAAGCTGTTGATGGTAGCTATGTGTACAACAAAGGAAAG ATTCACAAGGTGCCTGCAACTGATATGGAGGCGCTAAAATCACCCCTAATGGGTTTTTTTGAGAAGCGGCGAGCCAGGACATTGTTCACTTATGTGCATAATTATAATGAAAGTGATCCTAATACACATCAAGGAATGGATTTGACACGAGTTACTACTAGGCAACTCTTTGC AAAGTATGGTATCGATGAGAACActgtggattttattggccatgcaGTAGCTCTCCACAGAGATGACTATTATTTGGACGAACCAGCACTGGATACTGTGAAGAGGATGCAG CTTTATGCAGAGTCGTTTGCACGTTTTGGTGGTGGATCGTCTTATATTTACCCTTTTTATGGCCTTGCAGAGCTTCCCCAG GCATTTGCTCGTCTCAGCGCTGTTTATGGCGGGACCTACATGTTGGATAAACCTGATTGCAAG GTGGAGTTTGATGTGGAAGGCAAGGTGCATGGTGTTACATCACAAGGGGAAACAGCTAAGTGCAAGAAAGTTGTCTGTGATCCTTCCTACCTTCCCAACAAG GTTAAGAAGGTTGGTAAAGTTGCAAGAGCCATTGCTATCATGAGCCACCCAATTCCTGATACAAATGATTCTCACTCGGTGCAAATTATTCTACCTCAGAAGCAGTTGTGTCGCAAATCAGACAT GTATGTATTCTGTTGCTCTTATTCCCACAACATCGCTCCAAAAGGGAAATATATTGCATTTGTCTCAACCGAAGCAGAAACTGATCACCCGGAGACTGAACTGAAGCCAGGTACCGATCTACTTGGGCATGTAGATGAGATTTTCTTCGAGACATACGACAGATTCGAGCCAGTAAACGAGCCTTCTCTGGACAATTGCTTCATATCAACT AGTTATGATGCTACAACTCACTTCGAGTCCACTGTCTCTGATGTTCTGAATATGTATACGTTGATCACGGGAAAG gTTGTCGATCTTGATGTGGATCTGAATGCAGCCAGTGCAGCTGAAGATTGA
- the LOC121755849 gene encoding AP-1 complex subunit sigma-2-like, with the protein MIHFVLLISRQGKVRLTKWYSPYSQKERTKVIRELSGMILTRAPKLCNFVEWRGYKVVYKRYASLYFCMCIDQDDNELEVLEIIHHFVEILDRYFGSVCELDLIFNFHKAYYILDEILIAGELQESSKKTVARLIAAQDSLVEAAKEQASSISNMIAQATK; encoded by the exons ATG ATTCACTTTGTTCTTCTCATTAGCAGACAAGGGAAAGTGAGATTGACAAAATGGTACTCACCGTATTCTCAAAAGGAAAGGACAAAG GTTATCCGGGAGCTTAGTGGTATGATTCTCACCCGAGCCCCTAAACTGTGCAACTTTGTTGAGTGGAGGGGATACAAAGTTGTTTACAAAAG GTATGCTAGCCTTTATTTCTGCATGTGCATTGACCAGGATGATAATGAATTGGAGGTCCTCGAAATTATCCATCATTTTGTTGAGATACTAGATCGCTACTTTGGAAGT gttTGTGAGCTGGACTTGATCTTTAATTTCCATAAG GCATATTATATATTAGATGAAATCCTGATTGCTGGTGAACTTCAGGAGTCGAGTAAGAAGACAGTTGCACGCTTAATAGCTGCACAG GATTCTCTGGTGGAGGCAGCCAAGGAGCAAGCTAGTTCCATCAGCAATATGATTGCTCAAGCAACAAAATGA